The sequence GTATATGTGCTATCAAACCCACTGATAGAAAAGACTGCATAACATGGCTGGCTATGGGAAATGAAGTCCTATTTCCTCAAACAGTCCTCCAAGCCTCCTTCATTTTCGCAGATGTTTGCTCATAGTGCTGCGCAGGTTCAATTTATCACACTTCAACATAGTTAGAAGCAATGACCACACAGTAGCATGGCTTTCAACCTTAAGTAAATGTACCcttgcactgcagcagggcCTATTAATCTAGGCACAGCATTTTCTATCCGCAGCCACCTCTCTTCTAGTAGACCAGCTCATTTATCTTTGCTGAGCCAGCAGAGGATGGCTACTTGGCTACTTGGCAAGACACCCCATACCCATGTCACACCCTGGGCACTATAAAGCTGTAGCTCTGCGATGACTCCAGGGCAAAGGACGGCCCCACTTTGACAGGCCCCTTAGCTAATGCATCCAGGTCCTTTTCTTTGCCAGGACTGAAAGATCAGGGAAACTATTTGTAGATCTCTACATCCCCTGAACTCCTTCACAGTTATAACCAAACTGCAGTACAGCACTGGGAAACGAATCATCCCTCTGAGGATCTTTGGGCAGCAAATAAGTAAATGGAGAAGCAAAAAAGTACTTCATCTTGCTATGTGAATGCTATGAGTTCTCCTGGCAAATATTTAGACATTTGATCACACCTTTGGACTTATCTGTATATTCAAAGGCAATTTAACAATGCTTTAGAAAAGATCAGATTTGAAAGGAACTTCTCAGGCTAATGAATGGAAGCATTCATCAAAAATGCTGACTATTTCTTAGCTGTTGCTGATTTGAAAGCACTATTTATCAACCAGAATAAGTGGGTCGGTTAATATTTCTACCAACATCAAATACTGGATTGAATTTGGTTTCAGCTGCCACAGGACAGTGTTTTTTGCAGACTGGCAATATATCTGGTCAGAATTTGATTTGGCTAGCTTTTGTCATCTCATAGTGCTCGATCCCTAGCTAAATTCCACCACCTTAGTTCTACCCAGTTGCACTCATGGGACTGCACTGACTGCTATTGGCTTATGGGAGTCGTGCCTGAGCAGTACACTTAGCTAGCTTGAAATCTGAGACTTAGAGATTTATAGACACTCTAAGAATGGGTATAGGATGAGTACAGGATGAGGTCTTGAAAGAACACTGTCCTGTGATAGATGTAATTTAATGACTAGTCATTCTGGCTACATGGATCTGATCTATTTAGTTTCCTCAGCGCCTCCAGTCTTTTAAAAGCTTTGATAACCTGTAGTTGTTCACCAACACAATGCAGCCATTTTACAGTATCTGGAGAGTTTTGCTGAATTCATGCCTTTCTGCTCCATAAGCATATATTCTGCATTATTATCAGTGTGAGCGACAGCCAGAATTTGCTTCAACTACAATGTGGCAAAGCAATGTACAGAAGGATACACTTTCTATGGAGTGGTTGGACAGTACAGATGAGATCTATAAATCCAAGGGTTTTGTCTTCCTCTGAACCAACACTCAGTTAACCCCATTCCCATCACTGAGCATGACGGGGCTTCAGCACAGGCATCTGCTATGTGCTGAGATCACCTCAAAGCTAACGAGCATCATGGTGCTTAAAGCCAACAAACAGGCCCCCATATGGAAAACTAAGACCCACTGGGCAGGTAGTTTTTCCTCTCCCAGATGTAATGAGCCTACCTAAAATAAATGCTCACATGAGAAGAACATGCCTTACTGGTTTGAACAACCAGTTCCAAGTTCTCAGCTGTGATGCATGACATCCAGtggaaacagcattttttgGCCTGTGTTTGTGCTGGACCTTAATCTCTGTTTCTAATAACCTTTGCCAACAACTGGGCTAGGAAAACAGCTGGTTTTTCCAGCAAGTATTTAGTCAATACACAATTGAATAGTTCTACAAGGTAGAGCAAGAGAATCCTGTTCTCAGTTGATTCACCTACATGGTAATGGAAAGCAATGAGGGGGACACAAATCCACCCACTACTAGGCAGGAACTTCACTCCTCAGCTCATTTAGCTctaatttgttctttaaaatctCCAGTGTGAAAACTGCTGCCATTTCCCCACAAAATCTGTTCCCATGCTTTTCTATCGTGCCATTGGCAAGTTATTTTTCCAACGTCTGGCCTAAAAATCTCACCAAGGATCTGTCTCATTTTGGGCTCCTCAGATTTCTCTTACCTCATTTTCCCACACTCAATTTTAGTTTGGTCCAAAGGCTGGTAGTGGTCAGGAGATGTTCAGACTTTCCACAACCAATTTActcattctcttttctccccattGGTTCCAGGTGACTCTGCTGCTGTACGACTCAACCAGGATGAGGCAACTGCTTTCCAAGTCTGTTGTgattgatgatgatgatgacgatgaaTACCCCTGGAGGCAGAATGCTCACAAGTACTACATCCATCTAACCCTCagcctcttcctcttcctctggTTCATTCTTGGGAACTACTGGGTGTTTTCAGTGTACCTGCCAAATTTCATCCCACCATTCCACCAGCCTCAGGATTACTGTGACAAAACCTTGTACATTTTTGCTGTTGGTGTTCTCATTATTAGCCATACtgttctcttcctcctcatctTTTGTAGCtgttgcatatattttttttccaggcaaagATACTCTTCAGAGGAAGACTAAGTGCCACATAAATAAAGCTCCAGATGTTTAGGAAAGGGTGTGCAATGAAAAGGCAATAACTCACCCTTATGTGTATCTTTGTTGTACTATATATACGTATGTTAGCAGTCAACTGCAAGAGGAAATTGTAAATCACATTCCAGTGCCATTTGGAAATAGCTAAACTAGAATACAGCTTACTCAATGTGAAATTGCTGCTATAGATGCCAGGGTGCAGTCTTGCTAACTTCTATAACCCTTTTTAACTCTTGGATTTTCTATTTGAAGTGTCATACTCTTTAGTAAGCTCTTGGATATGACAAACTCTTCTAAAACCAGGCTCCTGGTTTTACAGCATAGTACATATTTGCCTGTAAAAGTTATCCCCTTTACTGGGACCTGAACACCTCTGTAGCCTTGCCGAGGTATGTTACTGTCCTTGCATTAAAGATGCAGGAGCTGAGGCAACAAAAGATATAGGGCTGCAGTCAGACCACTTTGACTTTGGACTTTGACAGTGACTTAGAATGCTCATCAGAATGCTACCCAGGCCACTGTTAGACCAGCCAGTTAAGTATCTGGGATAGCAGTATGAGCATGCATAAAAGGCAACTTGAATATGGCCCCAAGATCTCTCCTGAACTTGGACTAGAAAGCATCTGTATCTATCTTTGGTGCTAAAACAGTCTCCATATATCCATGTATATCCAGTGCATCCATACTGAGCCAAGGCCACCAGGA is a genomic window of Meleagris gallopavo isolate NT-WF06-2002-E0010 breed Aviagen turkey brand Nicholas breeding stock chromosome 1, Turkey_5.1, whole genome shotgun sequence containing:
- the TMEM272 gene encoding transmembrane protein 272 isoform X2, whose translation is MRQLLSKSVVIDDDDDDEYPWRQNAHKYYIHLTLSLFLFLWFILGNYWVFSVYLPNFIPPFHQPQDYCDKTLYIFAVGVLIISHTVLFLLIFCSCCIYFFSRQRYSSEED
- the TMEM272 gene encoding transmembrane protein 272 isoform X1 yields the protein MPAGLEKACHRCISKIASNACFIFGLLAFLVLPLSMTFTGMKFLEDCPVQPLIPLYLLVGGVIGSLKVTLLLYDSTRMRQLLSKSVVIDDDDDDEYPWRQNAHKYYIHLTLSLFLFLWFILGNYWVFSVYLPNFIPPFHQPQDYCDKTLYIFAVGVLIISHTVLFLLIFCSCCIYFFSRQRYSSEED